A portion of the uncultured Draconibacterium sp. genome contains these proteins:
- a CDS encoding S41 family peptidase yields MKHLIKAAVLFIMATLIVAGCSDDGTSGGETQVEASDLVKKINKFIYTAMDDIYLWYDELPDIDYNYELDPEAYFNKLLYVDDKWSYITDDVEALEASFEGTEKTYGWSLAFGRFSNTGNIFAIVEYVYPETPASAAGIKRGDLLVLMNNADITDGNYTDLLYSDNMDVTLGVLTNDGIATDTTVTLSSSILTLNPVLTTNIVEHDGRKIGYIFYAQYISDFNSSLDNAFESLVSQGATDLVVDLRYNPGGTIAAAKHLCSCIAPINVVDENSILVTYKWNNKYQDYFIDRQIMSQVEVYFDNQVPTKMGLNRVYFLTGSGTASASELSITGLKAYMNEVVTVGDTTYGKYTASITLKPEDYYNEAYSEEIANWGLQPIVLRYANAAGVTDFKDGFAPDILVEDDLFATFPLGDKNDPLFKAAIEDITGTPVLAIKSAPKVPFEYKIFDRGFSRFDMNKREMLIEQVERPE; encoded by the coding sequence ATGAAACATTTGATTAAAGCAGCAGTACTATTTATTATGGCAACACTGATAGTTGCAGGATGCTCGGATGATGGTACGTCGGGAGGAGAAACACAGGTTGAAGCTTCTGATCTGGTAAAAAAAATAAACAAGTTTATTTATACCGCAATGGATGATATTTATTTGTGGTACGACGAATTACCAGATATTGACTACAATTATGAACTCGATCCTGAGGCCTATTTTAACAAGCTGCTTTACGTAGATGATAAATGGTCGTACATTACCGACGACGTGGAAGCACTTGAAGCCAGTTTTGAAGGTACCGAGAAAACTTACGGTTGGTCGCTTGCTTTTGGACGATTTTCGAATACCGGCAATATTTTTGCCATTGTAGAATACGTTTATCCTGAAACGCCGGCCTCAGCAGCAGGCATAAAACGCGGCGATTTACTGGTATTAATGAACAACGCCGATATTACCGACGGCAACTACACCGATTTACTTTACAGCGACAATATGGATGTAACGCTCGGTGTGTTAACAAATGACGGCATTGCAACCGATACAACCGTTACGCTTAGTTCGTCGATACTAACACTTAACCCGGTACTAACTACAAACATTGTTGAACACGATGGAAGAAAAATCGGCTATATTTTTTATGCCCAGTATATTTCAGATTTCAACAGCTCCCTCGACAATGCTTTTGAGAGCCTTGTAAGCCAGGGAGCAACAGACCTTGTTGTGGATTTGCGTTACAATCCCGGAGGAACAATAGCTGCAGCAAAACACTTGTGCTCGTGCATTGCCCCGATAAATGTGGTTGACGAAAACAGTATTCTTGTTACCTACAAATGGAATAATAAGTACCAGGATTATTTTATCGACCGGCAAATTATGAGTCAGGTTGAAGTTTATTTTGATAACCAGGTGCCGACAAAAATGGGCTTAAACCGTGTTTATTTTCTTACCGGTTCCGGTACTGCCTCTGCATCAGAACTATCAATTACAGGCTTGAAAGCGTATATGAACGAGGTAGTAACAGTTGGAGACACAACGTACGGGAAATACACCGCATCGATTACATTAAAACCTGAAGATTATTATAACGAAGCTTACAGCGAAGAGATAGCAAACTGGGGTTTACAACCTATTGTTTTGCGTTATGCCAATGCTGCAGGAGTTACCGATTTTAAAGATGGCTTTGCTCCTGACATTTTGGTTGAAGACGATTTGTTTGCCACTTTTCCGCTTGGTGATAAAAACGATCCGCTTTTTAAAGCTGCCATTGAAGATATTACCGGAACTCCTGTTTTAGCAATAAAAAGTGCTCCTAAAGTTCCTTTCGAATACAAAATATTCGACCGTGGTTTTTCACGTTTCGATATGAATAAACGAGAAATGCTAATAGAGCAGGTAGAAAGACCTGAGTAG
- a CDS encoding HDIG domain-containing metalloprotein produces the protein MNKFLKRLKSYTRLLLQVLLFVITAVALYLILPGEPKFKYEYQKGFPWRHENLVAPFDFAILKTANELDDEKSEQITSLVPYFANDTTQKNESIARLRQDLALDIDSTNTNKNIVFNTLSTKLNELYNNGILLFSVDIYEELNGKSEIKKRTGNTVQKEDIDKLYSEKSAYNALLNTRQTLVSEGNNFQWLNDLDLDRYIKANLSYDSETSQKEIDEITRSISATRGMVKQGQRIVLEGEIVDAEKFQMLESLKASYEKERGNNVNRYMVSIGKVLLITVLLSFIFVFLMLYRRDIIQQLNKLSFLLMLMAGIILLSNFINTFPNLHIYMVPLAVFPIMIRTFFDSRTAIFTLIITTLLIGFYAPNNYEFILLQVSAGIIAVFSLNKMHRRVHLVLAALWVFLTYVVVYTALNLIHEGTFLSYDFSMLKWFAISSVLILLVYPLVYIFEKLFGFVSDVTLIEISDSNQPLLRKLAEQAPGTFQHSMQIANLAEEVILRIGGNPFLVRAGALYHDIGKIGRPNFFIENQAMGMNPHDRISHLKSAEVIIDHVQNGVKMAQKHKLPAVIIEFIATHHGTTKAKYFYLKHQEENPDKQIDENAFAYPGPLPRSKEAAVVMLVDGIEAASRSMKEKTHENLKALIDSMIDKKIEDKQLDNSNLTFSDIDIIKATLLEKLINIYHIRIEYPDEKKGKKQ, from the coding sequence ATGAATAAATTTTTGAAACGCTTAAAAAGCTACACCCGATTGTTATTACAAGTGCTGTTATTTGTTATAACTGCTGTAGCTTTGTATTTAATTTTACCCGGCGAACCCAAATTTAAATACGAGTACCAAAAAGGATTTCCGTGGCGGCATGAGAACCTGGTTGCTCCTTTCGATTTTGCGATTTTGAAAACAGCAAACGAACTTGATGACGAAAAATCAGAACAGATTACATCGCTCGTTCCGTATTTTGCAAACGACACCACCCAAAAAAACGAAAGTATAGCACGTTTGCGACAAGATTTGGCACTTGATATCGACTCGACAAACACAAATAAAAATATTGTTTTCAATACTTTATCGACTAAACTCAACGAACTTTACAACAATGGAATTTTGCTTTTTTCGGTTGATATTTATGAAGAACTAAACGGGAAGAGCGAGATTAAAAAGCGAACAGGAAATACGGTTCAGAAAGAAGATATTGACAAGCTTTACTCCGAAAAATCGGCCTACAATGCCTTACTCAATACACGGCAAACACTGGTTAGCGAAGGCAATAATTTTCAGTGGTTAAACGACCTTGACCTGGATCGATATATAAAAGCAAACCTTTCGTACGATAGTGAAACAAGCCAAAAAGAAATTGATGAAATTACCCGGTCAATTTCGGCAACACGCGGTATGGTAAAACAAGGACAGCGGATTGTGCTGGAAGGCGAAATTGTGGACGCAGAAAAATTTCAGATGCTGGAATCGTTAAAAGCCAGTTACGAAAAAGAGCGCGGAAACAACGTTAACCGATATATGGTTTCCATTGGCAAAGTATTGCTTATTACGGTACTACTCAGCTTTATTTTCGTGTTTTTAATGCTTTATCGTCGCGATATTATTCAGCAGCTCAATAAATTAAGTTTTCTGCTGATGCTAATGGCAGGCATAATCTTACTATCTAACTTTATCAACACCTTCCCCAATTTGCATATTTATATGGTACCGCTGGCTGTATTCCCCATAATGATACGTACGTTTTTCGATTCGCGAACGGCCATTTTTACACTCATCATTACCACTCTTTTAATTGGGTTTTATGCACCCAATAATTACGAGTTTATATTACTTCAAGTATCGGCAGGTATAATTGCAGTATTTAGCCTCAATAAAATGCACCGCCGTGTACACCTGGTATTGGCCGCATTATGGGTATTTTTAACTTATGTAGTGGTGTATACCGCTTTAAACCTAATACACGAAGGAACTTTTCTTTCGTACGATTTTTCAATGTTAAAATGGTTTGCAATTAGCAGTGTGCTAATTCTGTTGGTTTATCCGTTGGTATATATTTTCGAGAAACTTTTTGGTTTTGTTTCCGATGTAACGCTAATAGAAATATCAGATAGTAACCAACCACTACTGCGAAAGCTTGCCGAACAGGCTCCCGGAACTTTTCAGCACTCGATGCAAATTGCCAACCTTGCCGAGGAGGTTATTTTGCGCATTGGCGGCAACCCATTTTTAGTACGTGCCGGAGCACTTTATCACGATATTGGCAAAATTGGCCGACCCAACTTTTTTATCGAAAACCAGGCAATGGGAATGAACCCGCATGATAGAATAAGCCATTTAAAAAGTGCCGAGGTAATTATAGACCACGTTCAGAATGGGGTTAAAATGGCACAAAAGCATAAGCTTCCGGCAGTAATTATTGAATTTATTGCCACACACCACGGAACAACAAAAGCCAAATATTTTTACCTGAAACACCAGGAGGAAAACCCGGACAAACAAATTGATGAGAATGCTTTTGCATATCCGGGTCCGTTACCCCGATCGAAAGAAGCTGCGGTGGTTATGCTGGTGGATGGAATTGAAGCTGCATCGCGCAGTATGAAGGAAAAAACACACGAAAACCTGAAAGCGCTTATCGATAGTATGATCGACAAAAAAATTGAGGATAAACAACTTGATAATTCCAATCTTACTTTTAGTGATATTGATATTATTAAAGCTACTCTTTTAGAAAAACTGATAAACATTTATCACATACGAATTGAATATCCTGATGAAAAAAAAGGAAAAAAGCAGTAG